The Sabethes cyaneus chromosome 3, idSabCyanKW18_F2, whole genome shotgun sequence DNA window ATTGCTCATGGCATTCTGTGAGTCGAATGATGACAAGTGCAAAATGGTAGCTGGCTACTTAAGTTCCACGATACTGGTGTTAGTTGCTGTTGTACAACAACATGTGCTTCAGGATCTGGAACGAATTCAATTAGAGGAAGATTCTGAGAAATTACAAGAGGCAGAAAAACGTGAACGATATATTTCAAAAATTGGTAAACTACTGATCAATAACGTTGACGCAGGTTGCAGATATGTCACAACCTTACCATTGATAGCAGAATCGTACTGCGAATTTCTGGAAACACATCCGATGCTAATCGAGCAGGACAGTAGCCTATTGGAAGTGCTAGCAAAGCTTCTACAGCATCAACACTGCAAAATGTACTCCACAATTGCAAACTGTCTCAAAAATTTACTCAATCCCGAAACACTTACATCAGAAATGGAAAAGATAATCGTTAAATTTTTCCTGGAATCCATTGGAAAACGGTTTGTGCAATATATGATGACTTTCAAGTCGTGCGAAAGAGTGGCTATGGAGGTGATTGCAGCTATGCAAAGGTAAACGAACAGGAACAATTTTTCGCCTGCAATTTTATACTTTATTTTCTATTTGTAGACAAAATTGTGGTCGTTCTATCTTCGAGAATGATTTGACCGATAAAGTTCGTCAATATATGTTTAGTGTCGACGAAGTGGTTCGAAGCCATGCAATCGACTTTCACGTCAGCATCTGTTGTACCCCCGATGACGACGATAATAAAAACGGCGAAATTTTGCTCGATATTTTGAAATTATACGAACGATATGAACATTCATCGCTTTCACTAAAGCAGTTAATAACCGATTTATGGAAGTTGGACTTTTTCGATGATTGGGGTTTAGTTTTTAACATGCTTAGCATTGAATGTTCTCGAAATGACAATATATTTATGATAACATCGATAGTACTGGTTATAACCCAGTGCCATACGTTGATGCTGAGCAACCTTCAAGAGGCTCTTGAACCAAAAGCCAAAAAAGTAGATCGTACGCGTCTGCGAAATATGCTAAAAGGTTTTTTAACTGATTATCCCCGAGCTCTGCAGGATTGTATTCCACATAAAAAAGCTTACATTGCTTTACTTCATCCGGCTAACTCGGAATGCCATACATTGTTACAACATTACAATATTACTCACGATGATTACTACGAGGCATTATTTGCAGTACTCTCGACTGTACTGAAAACTgctacaaattttgatatggtACAAAAAAGCTTGATCACTATACGCGGTTATTGGAATATTGTCATAGATATGGAAGAAATGTGGATTGACATCTTGAACGAACTTGTGAAAGAATTTGTGGACACAAGAACGCGATTTACCAgcaaaaatattgtaagtttTCTATACTTTAGCATTTCGCTTTCGTTATTAATGGTTTATTACTTCAGGGTCAAGACCACGTCCTCACCACTAAATACGTAACAAGCATGGCACGATTGGCCGCTTTGCTTGAACTGGATTACGAACTATATGCACATGCAGCAGTTATAAAGAAAATCGTTTTTAACGACTTTCGTCTACTGGATAAAATGAATTTAAACAGCAACCAGATCAGCATGTTTTACCGCTTGTACAAGTGCATCTTTTATGTCATT harbors:
- the LOC128740315 gene encoding uncharacterized protein LOC128740315, with the translated sequence MCNLFVLDVIPIAIGMLVVVAAALMVNFFLNNNGKKDKSNVSQCDGTDTRENVQTPTIWDKKCSELYASSAYEDSKTRFDKSAYEVLEKQMMSLMKQIYRNWQKTYRDDIPAGTTAILQLLLDLTGYEYQLTSEDSEGNMLDIVRKKIIRANFQEKNSFGNTVFLNDLNKFLKLMIVEDRQELLQNNIWLNKTIRLLMAFCESNDDKCKMVAGYLSSTILVLVAVVQQHVLQDLERIQLEEDSEKLQEAEKRERYISKIGKLLINNVDAGCRYVTTLPLIAESYCEFLETHPMLIEQDSSLLEVLAKLLQHQHCKMYSTIANCLKNLLNPETLTSEMEKIIVKFFLESIGKRFVQYMMTFKSCERVAMEVIAAMQRQNCGRSIFENDLTDKVRQYMFSVDEVVRSHAIDFHVSICCTPDDDDNKNGEILLDILKLYERYEHSSLSLKQLITDLWKLDFFDDWGLVFNMLSIECSRNDNIFMITSIVLVITQCHTLMLSNLQEALEPKAKKVDRTRLRNMLKGFLTDYPRALQDCIPHKKAYIALLHPANSECHTLLQHYNITHDDYYEALFAVLSTVLKTATNFDMVQKSLITIRGYWNIVIDMEEMWIDILNELVKEFVDTRTRFTSKNIGQDHVLTTKYVTSMARLAALLELDYELYAHAAVIKKIVFNDFRLLDKMNLNSNQISMFYRLYKCIFYVIVKELPTSADSGFSDAFANQSCSGQRLKKRMQELLRALVKLLIRFDDTLDTCVHIFTTLCDMLLLSQIDVVELHQIGHSVEMITLDKMAKYLLHYLFSKQYDWQEDPVTKQKLIMNNYINLYTRHKSLPRITDTHYIVANFAVDTPLEEQLKQLMKVLHKIDPVQFAEVICLAVFQLLLSYRSETSVKQFFKKLQSFFLTELPVDNKEDCSSLIANVVEKILNHMMNVMSNEDNKATAIRMLKLLEPLLPHVPMEDRLSLEHLLLLHPDFEHFAEQDRKAVKRFVRHLKK